The genomic DNA AATGAGCAAGAATATTCTCGTGACCGGTGGTGCCGGATACATCGGAAGCCACACCTGCAAGGCGCTGGCAGCACGCGGGTTCACACCCGTCACCTATGACAGCATGGTCTACGGCCATGAATGGGCTGTGAAATGGGGACCGCTTGTCAGGGGCGATATCGCGGACCGGGTCGCACTCGACGCGGTATTCGAGGAATACAACCCCGCCGGAGTCATTCACTTTGCCGCCTTCATCGCTGTGGGTGAATCCGTGCAGGATCCGGCTAAGTACTACCGCAACAATTCGGTCGGCACCCTGACCCTGCTCGAGGCCATGCGCGACCATGGCGTGAAGCCCATCGTGTTTTCTTCCACCGCTGCCATGTACGGCATGCCGCAGGCCGTGCCCATCGTGGAAAGCCATCCCCAGTGGCCCATCAATCCGTACGGGTGGAGCAAATTCATGGTGGAGCGCATGCTTGAAGATTTCGGACGGGCCTACGGCACCCGTCATTGCGCCCTGCGCTATTTCAATGCCGCCGGGGCCGACCCGGACGGCGAAATCGGTGAGGCGCACGACCCGGAAACGCATCTCATTCCGCTGGTGCTTCAGGCCGCCCGCAACCCGGAAAAGCCCATCACGGTTTTCGGTACGGATTACGACACGCCGGACGGCACCTGCATCCGCGACTACATCCACGTCAACGATCTGGCCGATGCCCATATCCGGGCGCTCGATTATCTCGCGGACAACAGCTCCGCAGCCATCAACCTCGGCACCGGCACCGGCAACTCGGTGCAGGAGATTATAGAGGCGTCCCGCTCGGTGACCGGCGTGGACATCCAGCCGCAGTTCGGTCCGCGCCGCGAAGGCGATCCGTCCCGTCTGGTGGCCGATCGCACGCTGGCAAAGCAGAAGCTGGGTTGGGAACCGCAGTTCACCGACATCACCGAGACCATCGGGCACGCCTGGAACTGGATGCAGAGTCAGGCATAAACGCCATGCCGGAACGCCTCGTCTTTACCCACCTAGAACCCGCGCCGCATCCCACCCGCGTCTGGCCGGTATTCCTGCCTTTCGCCGGCTGTCCCTACCGCTGCGTATTTTGCGCGCAGGACAAGCAGACCGGACAGGACGGCGCGGAACTCGAAAAGATTCTCCACGCGCTGGAACACGACCTCGACGAGGCACTGGCGAACGGTAAGGGACCGTATGAACTCGCCTTTTATGGAGGCACGTTCA from uncultured Pseudodesulfovibrio sp. includes the following:
- the galE gene encoding UDP-glucose 4-epimerase GalE, translating into MSKNILVTGGAGYIGSHTCKALAARGFTPVTYDSMVYGHEWAVKWGPLVRGDIADRVALDAVFEEYNPAGVIHFAAFIAVGESVQDPAKYYRNNSVGTLTLLEAMRDHGVKPIVFSSTAAMYGMPQAVPIVESHPQWPINPYGWSKFMVERMLEDFGRAYGTRHCALRYFNAAGADPDGEIGEAHDPETHLIPLVLQAARNPEKPITVFGTDYDTPDGTCIRDYIHVNDLADAHIRALDYLADNSSAAINLGTGTGNSVQEIIEASRSVTGVDIQPQFGPRREGDPSRLVADRTLAKQKLGWEPQFTDITETIGHAWNWMQSQA